A part of Aquibium oceanicum genomic DNA contains:
- a CDS encoding CheR family methyltransferase, producing MSQTAASRTGGIVPGEYLLTADDFRQIAAILHDHAGIQLSETKAALVYARLAKRLRALGLENFRDYCSYVVKSEGLDERQRMVAALTTNVTKFYREAHHFEHLKRTVFPDLLGAAKRGAPVRIWSAGCSNGQEAYSIALVILSMMPDAGKHDVRILASDIDPNMIQEGRIGQYPGQALTDVPPELRKRWFRRAAVGGDEWQVADELKDLVSFRELNLFAKWPMQKKFDIVFCRNVVIYFDKVKQADLWTRFSSVLKPDGWLYIGHSERISGPATDYFTCEGITTWHHIKGSVR from the coding sequence TTGAGCCAGACTGCCGCGTCAAGGACGGGTGGGATCGTTCCGGGTGAGTACCTGCTCACCGCTGACGACTTCCGCCAGATCGCAGCCATCCTCCACGATCACGCTGGCATCCAGCTGTCGGAGACGAAGGCCGCGCTCGTCTATGCGCGGCTGGCCAAGCGCCTGCGGGCGCTCGGGCTGGAGAACTTCCGCGACTATTGCTCCTACGTGGTCAAGTCGGAGGGACTGGACGAGCGCCAGCGCATGGTGGCCGCTCTCACCACGAACGTCACCAAGTTCTACCGCGAGGCGCACCATTTCGAGCATCTGAAGCGGACGGTGTTTCCCGATCTGCTCGGCGCTGCGAAGCGGGGAGCCCCGGTGCGTATCTGGTCGGCCGGTTGCTCCAACGGGCAGGAGGCCTATTCGATCGCGCTGGTCATCCTGTCGATGATGCCGGACGCGGGCAAGCACGACGTGCGCATCCTCGCTTCGGACATCGATCCCAACATGATCCAGGAAGGCCGCATCGGACAGTATCCGGGCCAGGCCCTGACCGACGTTCCGCCCGAGCTGCGCAAGCGCTGGTTCCGCCGCGCGGCCGTGGGCGGCGACGAGTGGCAGGTGGCGGACGAACTGAAGGACCTGGTCTCCTTCCGCGAACTCAACCTGTTCGCCAAGTGGCCCATGCAGAAGAAGTTCGACATCGTCTTCTGCCGCAACGTCGTCATCTATTTCGACAAGGTGAAGCAAGCCGACCTGTGGACGCGCTTCTCGTCCGTGCTGAAGCCCGATGGCTGGCTGTACATCGGCCACTCGGAGCGGATTTCGGGGCCGGCGACCGATTACTTCACGTGCGAGGGCATCACCACCTGGCACCACATCAAGGGGAGTGTGCGGTGA
- a CDS encoding chemotaxis protein CheA: MAAIKQTFFQECEEQLAELETGLLAIESGETDEDTVNAVFRAVHSIKGGAGAFGLEDLVRFAHTFETTLDLVRSGQIEPDAGLIKLMLRSSDTLADLVRFSRDGGEKDDARVSQLHDELTRAANPNAEVAETKPAKKQPKKAAKAPEPEPEEQETAPEDDFVPITISFDDLLAGDGDDAQDDGQRVYKVWFKPKPELYAKANDAIKLLREISALGEADIACDISAVPLLSELDPEGAYLSWNIRLATTEPEAKIREVFEFVEFDCDLTVEPEPEPDPNFEFVPEPIVPVGEKAEEAGEGPLIPEAVMAKIAEIASAEPAKALTAANSQAQPAQAAQTTIRVDLDRVDRLIDLVGELVINQSMLSQRVTEAGIARLSEVAVGLDDLEQLTREIQDSVMAIRAQPVRPIFQRMSRVVREVADMTGKSVRLVTEGENCEVDKTVIERLADPLTHMIRNAIDHGLEKPEERVKAGKPEQGVVRMSAAHRSGRVIIEVSDDGAGINRARVKEIAIKRGVIEPDVQLSDGEIDDLIFAPGFSTASTVSDVSGRGVGMDVVKRSIQALGGRISISSKPGKGTVFTLSLPLTLAVLDGMVVTVAGQTLVVPLTAIVETLQPKASDVHGLGERAKVIAIRGSFIPLIDVGNKLGYREEEADPINSVAIMVESENRAQSALMVDGIIGQQQVVIKSLETNYGQVFGVAAATILGDGRVAVILDVDAIVAGNRSDTAKADGANRKRNAA; encoded by the coding sequence ATGGCGGCGATCAAGCAGACGTTCTTCCAGGAATGCGAAGAACAGCTTGCCGAACTCGAAACCGGACTTCTCGCGATCGAGAGCGGAGAAACCGACGAGGATACGGTCAACGCCGTGTTCCGTGCGGTGCACTCCATCAAGGGCGGCGCCGGCGCCTTCGGTCTGGAGGACCTCGTCCGTTTCGCCCACACGTTCGAGACGACGCTGGATCTCGTCCGCAGCGGCCAGATCGAGCCCGATGCCGGGCTGATCAAGCTGATGCTGCGGTCCTCCGACACGCTCGCTGACCTGGTTCGCTTTTCGCGTGACGGGGGCGAGAAGGACGACGCCCGCGTTTCCCAGCTCCACGACGAACTCACGCGTGCCGCCAATCCGAACGCAGAAGTCGCCGAAACCAAGCCGGCGAAGAAGCAGCCCAAGAAGGCGGCCAAGGCGCCGGAGCCGGAGCCCGAGGAGCAGGAGACCGCCCCCGAGGACGACTTCGTCCCCATCACCATCTCCTTCGACGATCTGCTGGCCGGCGACGGCGACGATGCGCAGGACGACGGCCAGCGGGTCTACAAGGTCTGGTTCAAGCCGAAGCCCGAACTCTACGCGAAGGCGAACGACGCCATCAAGCTGCTGCGGGAGATCTCCGCGCTCGGCGAGGCCGACATCGCCTGCGACATTTCCGCGGTGCCGCTGCTCAGCGAACTCGATCCCGAAGGCGCCTATCTTTCGTGGAACATCCGGCTCGCCACCACCGAGCCGGAAGCCAAGATCCGCGAAGTCTTCGAATTCGTCGAGTTCGACTGCGACTTGACGGTCGAGCCGGAGCCGGAACCGGACCCGAATTTCGAATTCGTCCCCGAACCGATCGTTCCCGTCGGCGAGAAGGCGGAGGAGGCGGGCGAGGGGCCGCTGATCCCCGAAGCGGTCATGGCCAAGATCGCGGAGATCGCGTCGGCCGAGCCCGCCAAGGCATTGACGGCCGCGAACTCGCAGGCGCAGCCGGCACAGGCGGCGCAGACCACGATCCGCGTCGATCTCGACCGCGTCGACCGCCTGATCGATCTGGTCGGCGAGCTCGTCATCAACCAGTCGATGCTCTCGCAGCGCGTCACCGAAGCGGGCATCGCCCGGCTGTCGGAAGTCGCCGTCGGCCTCGACGACCTCGAGCAGCTGACCCGCGAGATCCAGGACTCGGTCATGGCGATCCGCGCCCAGCCGGTCCGCCCGATCTTCCAGCGCATGTCGCGCGTCGTGCGCGAAGTCGCCGACATGACCGGCAAATCCGTCCGCCTCGTGACGGAGGGCGAGAACTGCGAGGTCGACAAGACGGTCATCGAGCGTCTGGCCGATCCGTTGACGCACATGATCCGCAACGCCATCGACCACGGTCTCGAAAAGCCGGAGGAGCGCGTCAAGGCGGGCAAGCCCGAGCAGGGCGTCGTGCGCATGTCGGCCGCCCACCGGTCCGGCCGGGTCATCATCGAGGTGTCCGACGACGGTGCCGGCATCAACCGCGCCCGCGTCAAGGAGATCGCGATCAAGAGGGGCGTGATCGAGCCCGACGTCCAGCTTTCGGACGGCGAGATCGACGACCTGATCTTCGCGCCGGGGTTCTCGACCGCCAGCACCGTCTCGGACGTTTCCGGGCGTGGCGTCGGAATGGACGTCGTCAAGCGCTCCATCCAGGCCCTCGGCGGCCGCATCAGCATCTCGTCCAAACCCGGCAAGGGCACGGTGTTCACGCTCAGCCTGCCGCTGACGCTGGCCGTCCTCGACGGTATGGTGGTCACCGTGGCGGGGCAGACGCTGGTCGTGCCGCTGACGGCGATCGTGGAGACGTTGCAGCCGAAAGCCTCGGACGTCCACGGGCTGGGCGAGCGCGCGAAGGTGATCGCGATCCGCGGCTCCTTCATCCCGCTCATCGATGTCGGCAACAAGCTCGGCTACCGCGAAGAGGAAGCCGATCCCATCAACAGCGTCGCGATCATGGTCGAGTCGGAAAACCGCGCGCAGAGCGCCCTGATGGTCGACGGAATCATCGGCCAGCAGCAGGTCGTCATTAAGAGCCTGGAGACGAACTACGGGCAAGTGTTCGGCGTCGCCGCGGCAACCATTCTCGGCGATGGCCGGGTCGCCGTCATCCTGGACGTCGACGCGATCGTCGCCGGCAACCGATCCGATACGGCGAAGGCCGACGGCGCCAACCGCAAGAGGAATGCAGCATGA
- a CDS encoding chemotaxis protein CheW — protein MMHVKEHDVSKASELIAFRLGGQEFCVDIMSVRDIRGWTQTTPLPHSPEYVKGVINLRGSVLPVIDLAARLGFRSTEPTARHVIIVTQVGNQSVGLLVDAVSDILTINAETIQPTPDVASELARAFMKGVLAIEGRMISLIGLDSVLQSTRESSGLLN, from the coding sequence ATGATGCACGTCAAGGAACACGATGTATCGAAGGCGAGCGAGCTCATCGCCTTCAGGCTCGGCGGACAGGAGTTCTGCGTCGATATCATGTCGGTGCGCGACATCCGCGGCTGGACCCAGACCACGCCGCTGCCGCATTCGCCCGAATACGTGAAGGGGGTCATCAACCTGCGCGGTTCCGTGCTTCCGGTCATCGACCTGGCCGCGCGCCTGGGCTTCCGCTCCACCGAGCCGACGGCGCGCCATGTCATCATCGTGACGCAGGTCGGCAACCAGTCGGTCGGTCTCTTGGTCGATGCGGTGTCCGACATCCTGACGATCAACGCGGAGACCATCCAGCCGACGCCGGACGTCGCGTCCGAACTCGCAAGGGCTTTCATGAAGGGCGTGCTGGCGATCGAAGGCCGCATGATCAGCCTCATCGGGCTCGACAGCGTTCTCCAGTCCACTCGCGAAAGCTCGGGATTGCTCAATTGA